In Picosynechococcus sp. PCC 7002, the genomic window ATGATTATTTCTGTTTTTAATTTCAAGGGTGGGGTAGGAAAGTCTACAACCGTCGCTAATCTAGGGGCGGCCCTAGCAACCCAAAAACGAAAAGTCCTAGTGATTGATCTTGATGCCCAAAGGACATTGAGTTTTTCCTTGGCAACTGAGGGTAAGCAGCCAACGGTGATCGATTGGCTTGATGGTTCTGACCAAACGCTTGAAACCAGTCGCCATAATCTTCAGGCGATCGCCGGCAGTTTTGAAATCCTCAACTACCCTATGACTGAGGGTTTAATGGCAAAATCCCTTAAAGGTTTAATGGGTTATGATGTAATTCTATTGGACTGTCCGCCTGCGATTAACGCTATTTCAGTGGAAGCGATTTTGAGCTGTGATCGCCTAATTATCCCCGTCGTTTCTGAGCCTGCGGTGATCAAAGGGTTAGCCGAAGCGGTGGAACTAGTTAGGGAGGAAGACCCTAATTTACCCATCGACGTTCTGCGGAGTCGTTACCGTTCGCGGTTAGTGATTACCAAGGAATATGACGCGATGCTTGCAGATGGGGCAAAAGAATTAGGGTTCAATCTACTCAAAACGACGATTCCCGAAAATGTGGCGATCGCCGAAGCGGTTTCCGCCCAAATCTCGGTACTGGATTACGCCAAAAATAGCATCGGGGCCAAAGCCTTCAAAAAGTTAGCAAAGGAGATTCTCAATGGGTAGACTCAAACAAACAAGTCTAGGGGACAAGTCTGGGTTAAGCCAGGGCAATACCCCCCCACCGGAACAGCCCCCCAAAAAAGCGAGTAAACGTAAGG contains:
- a CDS encoding ParA family protein, with the translated sequence MIISVFNFKGGVGKSTTVANLGAALATQKRKVLVIDLDAQRTLSFSLATEGKQPTVIDWLDGSDQTLETSRHNLQAIAGSFEILNYPMTEGLMAKSLKGLMGYDVILLDCPPAINAISVEAILSCDRLIIPVVSEPAVIKGLAEAVELVREEDPNLPIDVLRSRYRSRLVITKEYDAMLADGAKELGFNLLKTTIPENVAIAEAVSAQISVLDYAKNSIGAKAFKKLAKEILNG